From Streptomyces sp. NBC_01754, a single genomic window includes:
- a CDS encoding class E sortase, which translates to MHSCHGPDNLPRAFAGAAVLLLAAAGPAVAAGPGPPAAAGATVAAAPSSPAPADRTDPRTATATLDIPAIGVRDLRVVPYEGTTDDRPGTRVQDRGVAASPYGGRGGAGPGEKGNYLVTAHRIKAGGPLRDLPSLDEGDSVFVTADGTVHEYRITETRKTSFRSERSLAEQRADVPGSPGEKPKRPMITISTCATPEDDAAGNHWRDGNDNPEHRIDKIGVLVGSEPS; encoded by the coding sequence ATGCACTCATGTCACGGACCGGACAACCTCCCCCGCGCGTTCGCCGGCGCGGCCGTCCTCCTGCTGGCCGCGGCCGGTCCGGCGGTCGCGGCCGGACCGGGGCCACCCGCCGCGGCCGGCGCCACGGTGGCCGCCGCACCGTCGTCCCCGGCCCCGGCCGACCGCACCGATCCGCGCACCGCGACCGCGACCCTGGACATCCCGGCGATCGGTGTCCGCGATCTGCGCGTCGTGCCGTACGAGGGGACGACCGACGACCGCCCGGGCACCCGTGTCCAGGACCGGGGCGTGGCCGCGAGCCCGTACGGCGGGCGGGGCGGTGCCGGGCCCGGCGAGAAGGGCAACTACCTGGTGACCGCCCACCGGATCAAGGCCGGCGGGCCCCTGCGCGACCTCCCCTCGCTCGACGAGGGTGACTCCGTCTTCGTCACGGCGGACGGCACGGTCCACGAGTACCGGATCACCGAGACCCGGAAGACGTCCTTCCGCTCCGAGCGGTCCCTCGCCGAGCAGCGGGCCGACGTGCCGGGCTCCCCCGGCGAGAAGCCGAAGCGGCCGATGATCACGATCTCGACCTGCGCGACGCCGGAGGACGACGCGGCCGGGAACCACTGGCGCGACGGCAACGACAACCCGGAGCACCGCATCGACAAGATCGGCGTGCTGGTGGGTTCCGAGCCCTCCTGA
- a CDS encoding glycoside hydrolase family 65 protein has translation MTQPAWTWTYEGYDPQRERLREALCTLGNGYFATRGAAPETHAAENHYPGTYVAGCYNRLTSDVQGRDVTNEDMVNLPNWLPLRYRLRPADAPPGPWLHPDHPYLVAHRQRLDLRGGTLSRRSVYQDESGRRLTVEQDRLVHMGDPHLAALHTVFTAEGWEGELEVVSGIDGDVRNQGVARYRELADRHLTGWETGTEHGSVVWLRCGTVESDIGIALAARTVAVCPPETDHTEYRAEPEQQPRAVQQNLLLPLGPASPAVVDKTVALYTSRDPAIGSPLRAAVQGVSRAPAYAGLLASHHRAWSDLWQQARLEVPGEPGRILRLHLFHVLQTLSPHTAELDVGVPARGLHGEAYRGHVFWDELFVLPFLNLHLPEVSRALLDYRHRRLPAACRAARAAGRAGAMFPWQSAAEGGEETQEVHLNPRSGRWLPDHSHLQHHVGSAVAYNVWQYGQATGDTDYLYGNGAETLLQVARFWADAAEWDESLGRYRIRGVLGPDEYHDAYPDAETPGLDDNTYTNVTAAWVLARAGELCRDLPSSRRGQLFEQIRMDPGELSRWDDIAHRLHVPWHRGVISQFAGYGELAELDWDGYRARYGNIRRLDRILEAEGDTVNRYQASKQADVLMLGYLFSPRELAALFRRLGHELDDATWHATVDYYAARTSHGSTLSSLVHAWVLARVNRDDAWAYAEEALTGDVADVQGGTTEEGIHLGAMAGTLDLVQRGLTGLDTRDDALWLSPASLPQLSKFRVRLRFRRHWDVDLRLRAEQLRIAVPDSGRPGVRVRLDGRTYVIEPGTSRWLDLPDGG, from the coding sequence ATGACACAGCCGGCGTGGACCTGGACGTACGAGGGGTACGACCCGCAGAGGGAACGCCTCCGTGAGGCGCTCTGCACACTGGGCAACGGCTACTTCGCGACCCGGGGCGCCGCACCCGAGACGCACGCGGCCGAGAACCACTACCCGGGCACCTATGTGGCGGGCTGCTACAACCGGCTGACCTCCGACGTCCAGGGCCGGGACGTCACGAACGAGGACATGGTCAACCTGCCGAACTGGCTGCCGCTGCGCTACCGCCTCCGGCCCGCGGACGCCCCGCCCGGCCCCTGGCTGCACCCCGACCACCCGTACCTCGTCGCGCACCGGCAGCGGCTCGACCTGCGCGGCGGCACCCTGAGCCGCCGCTCCGTCTACCAGGACGAGTCCGGCCGGCGGCTCACCGTGGAGCAGGACCGCCTGGTGCACATGGGCGATCCCCATCTCGCCGCGCTGCACACGGTGTTCACCGCCGAGGGCTGGGAGGGTGAGCTGGAGGTGGTGTCCGGCATCGACGGCGACGTACGCAACCAGGGCGTCGCCCGCTACCGGGAGCTGGCCGACCGTCACCTGACCGGATGGGAGACCGGCACGGAGCACGGCTCCGTCGTGTGGCTGCGGTGCGGCACCGTGGAGTCGGACATCGGCATCGCGCTGGCCGCCCGCACCGTCGCCGTCTGCCCGCCGGAGACCGACCACACGGAGTACCGGGCGGAACCCGAACAGCAGCCCAGGGCGGTCCAGCAGAACCTGCTGCTCCCGCTGGGCCCCGCCTCCCCGGCCGTCGTCGACAAGACCGTCGCGCTGTACACCTCCCGCGACCCGGCCATCGGCAGCCCGCTGCGGGCCGCGGTCCAGGGGGTGAGCCGCGCACCGGCGTACGCGGGGCTGCTGGCCTCCCACCACCGGGCCTGGTCCGATCTGTGGCAGCAGGCCCGGCTGGAGGTGCCGGGCGAGCCGGGACGCATCCTGCGGCTGCACCTGTTCCACGTGCTCCAGACGCTCTCCCCGCACACGGCGGAACTCGACGTCGGGGTGCCGGCCCGGGGCCTGCACGGTGAGGCGTACCGGGGACACGTGTTCTGGGACGAGCTGTTCGTCCTGCCCTTCCTGAACCTCCATCTCCCCGAGGTGTCGAGGGCGTTGCTCGACTACCGGCACCGCCGGCTGCCCGCGGCCTGCCGGGCGGCGCGGGCGGCGGGCCGGGCGGGGGCGATGTTCCCGTGGCAGAGCGCCGCCGAAGGAGGGGAGGAGACCCAGGAGGTCCACCTCAACCCGCGCTCGGGGCGCTGGCTGCCGGACCACTCCCACCTCCAGCACCATGTCGGCTCGGCCGTCGCGTACAACGTGTGGCAGTACGGCCAGGCCACCGGCGACACCGACTACCTGTACGGCAACGGCGCGGAGACCCTGCTCCAGGTCGCCCGTTTCTGGGCGGACGCCGCCGAGTGGGACGAGTCGCTGGGCCGATACCGGATCCGCGGGGTACTCGGCCCCGACGAGTACCACGACGCCTATCCGGACGCCGAGACGCCTGGCCTCGACGACAACACGTACACCAACGTGACGGCGGCCTGGGTGCTGGCGCGGGCGGGGGAGCTCTGCCGCGACCTGCCCAGCAGCCGGCGCGGTCAGCTGTTCGAGCAGATCCGGATGGACCCCGGCGAGCTGTCCCGGTGGGACGACATCGCCCACCGGCTGCACGTCCCCTGGCACCGGGGCGTCATCAGCCAGTTCGCGGGCTACGGAGAACTGGCCGAGCTGGACTGGGACGGCTACCGGGCCCGGTACGGGAACATCCGGCGGCTGGACCGGATCCTGGAGGCCGAGGGCGATACCGTCAACCGCTACCAGGCGTCCAAGCAGGCCGACGTGCTGATGCTCGGCTACCTCTTCTCGCCCCGGGAGCTCGCGGCCCTCTTCCGGCGCCTGGGCCACGAGTTGGACGACGCCACCTGGCACGCCACGGTCGACTACTACGCGGCACGCACGAGCCACGGCTCCACCCTCAGCTCCCTCGTCCACGCCTGGGTGCTGGCCCGGGTGAACCGCGACGACGCCTGGGCGTACGCGGAGGAGGCGCTGACCGGCGACGTGGCGGACGTCCAGGGCGGCACGACGGAGGAGGGCATCCACCTGGGGGCGATGGCCGGCACCCTCGACCTCGTCCAGCGCGGGCTGACCGGACTGGACACCCGGGACGACGCGCTGTGGCTGAGCCCCGCCTCCCTGCCGCAGCTGTCGAAGTTCCGGGTGCGCCTGCGCTTCCGGCGCCACTGGGACGTCGACCTGCGGCTGCGGGCCGAGCAGCTCAGGATCGCCGTACCGGACTCCGGCCGTCCGGGGGTCCGCGTCAGGCTGGACGGCCGGACGTACGTCATCGAACCGGGGACCTCCCGGTGGCTGGACCTGCCGGACGGCGGCTGA